In Mixophyes fleayi isolate aMixFle1 chromosome 4, aMixFle1.hap1, whole genome shotgun sequence, the following proteins share a genomic window:
- the LOC142150012 gene encoding uncharacterized protein LOC142150012 yields the protein MDKTENVEENENKSNTENEEDINVDGLKVSIIPMEKEEEEVMKDNNKDEKLSSDQENYTTPIGKEKDIGEEEEVMKVNEEEDDVFDGQMENTLPLVIENNIKEEEEAMKGNEELFISEEKEAPLLEKERDVEEQEEIIKGQEDEGKVPNSHISRIHKTMAQLRRFFRRRSATVSPQDNTYDDSIADIVESQSKQQSGRIHHLFERLHKIRQNMDLCHRNTEDSE from the exons ATGGATAAAACAGAAAATGTTGAAGAAAATGAGAATAAGAGTAATACAGAAAATGAGGAAGATATCAATGTTGATGGTCTTAAGGTGTCTATAATACCTATGGAAAAGGAAGAGGAAGAGGTAATGAAAGACAATAATAAAGATGAAAAACTGTCTAGTGATCAGGAAAACTACACAACTCCTATTGGGAAAGAAAAAGATATTGGAGAAGAGGAGGAGGTAATGAAAGTAAATGAGGAAGAGGATGATGTATTTGATGGTCAGATGGAGAACACACTACCTCTGGTAATAGAAAATAACATTAAAGAAGAGGAGGAGGCAATGAAAGGAAATGAGGAACTGTTTATTAGTGAAGAGAAGGAAGCACCACTATTGGAGAAAGAAAGGGATGTTGAAGAACAAGAGGAGATAATTAAAGGACAGGAGGATGAAGGAAAAGTCCCTAATAGTCATATCTCCAGAATCCACAAGACAATGGCACAACTTAGGAGATTCTTCCGGAGACGTTCTGCTACAGTCTCTCCACAAGA TAATACCTATGATGACAGCATAGCTGATATAGTGGAGTCACAGTCCAAACAACAGAGTGGAAGAATTCACCACCTGTTCGAAAGACTCCACAAGATTAGACAAAATATGGACCTTTGCCACAGGAACACAGAGGATTCCGAATAG